Below is a window of Streptomyces sp. WMMB303 DNA.
GACCCGGCAGAAGGCGCTGCCGGTGCGGGCTGTGCTGTCCGCCACCGCGTGCGCGTTCACGTTCGCGTCGGTATCGCCTGCCGTGGGCAGGGTGGGAGCTGTCATGTCACCTGTCCACACTGAGGTCGGAAGCGGAGGTTGAGGGCGGGTCGTCGCCGTCCAGAGCCGGGGCTTCGCAGCGCACCAGCTGCACCGGCGTCGTGCCGAGCTTGCGGTGGAGCATCAGTGCCCGGCCGCGGTTGCGCCGGGCCGAGCGGTGGCCCCACACAGCGCTCTCCTCCCTGGGCATGCTCATCAGCAGTCCCGGGAAGTTCAGCTCCCGCATCCGGGACAGCACCGGGTCTCCGGTGGCGCGCCCCGCTCCGCCTGCCTGTCGCGTCACATACAGGTGCAGTCCGACGGCGCGGGCCTGCGGCAGGAACTCGACGAGCTGTTTGAGCGGGTTGCCGGCCGAGGTCGCCACCAGGTCGTAGTCGTCTACGAGGAGGTAGATCTCGGGCCCCGACCACCAGGAGCGGTCGCGCAGTTGTTCCGGGGTGACGTCGGGGCCCGGCAGCCGCTCCCGGAGACCGGCGACCAGGCCGGCCACCACCTCGATGGACGTGTCGTGGTTGGTGGTGTAGCCGAGCACGCTGTCCCCGGAGAACTCACGGAGCATGGTCATGCGGTAGTCGAAGATGACGAGTTTGGCCTGCGACGGCTGCCAGGTGTCGATGACCTGATGACCCACCGCCCGCAGCAGGGAGGTCTTCCCCGTCTCGCTCTCCCCCAGGGCGATCAGCCCGTGGTCTTCTCCGGGCCGGAGGACGACCGGCTCCAGTCTGTTGCCCTCCACCCCGATGACCACGCCCTTGCCCTCGCCGTCGTCCGTCCGCTCCTCGGCGGCAGGTACTTCTGCCAGGGAGTACTGGGTCGGCAGCAGCCGCACCCTGGAGGCGGGGGCGCCCTGCCACGCGTCGCCCACCTGCCGTACGAGATCGGCGACACCGTCCGCCAGCCCGGCGTCCGAGCGTTCCCCGTCCAGGCGTGGCACGGCGGTCAGGAAGTGCAGCTTCTCCTTCGTGACTCCCCGGCCGGGCTTGCCGGCCGGGACGGTGCGCTGGGCCTTGCGGTCCACCTCGGAGTCGAGCGCGTCGCCGAGCTTCAGCTCCACCCTGGTGCCGATCAGGTCGCGCAGCCCCATGCGCATGTCCAGCCAGCGATTGCCGGAGACGACGAGGTGGATGCCGTAGGTCAGCATGCGTCCGGCCACGCCCATCAGGGCCTCCTCCAGCTCCGGGAAGCTCTGGCGCAGCACCTGCCAGCCGTCCACCACCAGGAACACATCGCCGAACGGGTCCTTGAAGCGGTCCTCGCCCGCTCGTGTGTCCGCGCGCAGGGCACGGTAGTCGGCCATGGAGTCCACGCCGATCCCCCGGAAGCGCAGTTCACGCTCTTCCAGCACCTCCAGCACCTCGGCCACCGTACGGTTGACGACTTCCGCGTCCAGCCGCCCCGCGACACCGCCGACATGGGGCAGCCCGGACAGGGCGAAGAGCGTGCCGCTGAAGTCGAGGCAGTAGAACTGCACCTCGCGCGGGGTGTGCCGCAGAGCCAGCGAGGCAATGAGAGTGCGCAGGGCCGTCGACTTGCCGCTGCGCGGTCCCCCGACGACCGCGACATGCCCGCCGGCGCCCGACAGATCCAGCGTCAGCGGCTCGCGCCGCTGGTGGAAGGGCCGGTCGACGGAACCGATCAGAGCGTGCAGCTGCGGCCTGCCGGGCGCCGCGCCCAGCCCACGGCTCTCCCGCACGGCGAGGTCACCGTACAGGCCGTCGAGGGTGTCGGGCTCCTCCAGCGGCGGCAGCCACACCTGGTGCGCCTGCGGGCCCTGCACCTCCATCTGCTCGGCCATCACGCTGAGGACCGTGGTGTTCAGCTCCTCGTCCGCGCCGAACTCGTCGTCGGCCAGGACCGGCTGCGGCTCCGGCTCGCGCAGTCCCGCCGGCACGGGCACATATCCGCTGGGGAAGGGCCGCACATCGCCGGGGCCGCTCAGCGTGGCGCCATCGCCTTCCTCAGCGGTGCGGTAGGCGCCGGAGACGTAGGCGGCGCGGAAGCGCTTGAGGGTGGTGGTGTCCGTCTTCAGGTAGCCGTGCCCCGGCGCGGAAGGCAGGTGGTGGGCGTCGGGGACGCCGATGGCGGTGCGGCTCTCCTGCTCGGAGAAGGTGCGCAACCCGATGCGGTACGACAGGTGCGCCTCCAGACCACGCAGCCGTCCCTCGTCCAGCCGCTGCGAGGCGAGCAGCAGGTGCAGCCCCAGGGAGCGGCCCAACCGTCCCATCTGCACGAACAGATCGGCGAAGTCCGGTTTTTGGGCGAGCAGTTCGGAGAACTCGTCCACGACGACGAACAGGCTGGGCAGCGGCGGCAGCGCGGCCCCACGCTGCCGGGCTCGCTCGTAGTCCCGTACGGACACCAGGTTCCCGGCGTCCCGGAGCACCTCCTGCCGGCGGTTCATCTCACCCGCGAGGGCCTCCCGCATCCGGTCCACGAGGCTGAGGTCGTCCTCCAGGTTGGTGATCACGGCGGCGACGTGCGGCAGTTCGGACATCCCCGCGAAGGTGGCGCCGCCCTTGAAGTCGACGAGGACGAAGTTGAGCTGCTCGGAGGAGTGCGTGGCGGCCATTGCCAGCACAAGCGTGCGCAGCAGCTCCGACTTGCCGGAACCGGTCGCGCCGACCAGCAGCCCGTGTGGGCCCATACCGTTCTGCGCGGACTCCTTGATGTCCAGCTCCAGCGGGCCGCCCTCGGCCGAGAGGCCGAGGGGCGTCTTGAGCCGGTCCCGCATCGGGCGGGCCCGCCACAGGGTGTCCAGGTCGAGGCGTCCCGCGTCGCGGATGCCCAGCAGCCCCGGCAGCGAGGTGTCGGCCGTCCCCAGGTCCTCGCTGCGTACGGTGGCGGCGTCCAGCCGGAACCCGGACAGCTGCTGGGCCAGTGCCTCGGCCTCGGGCACCGACAGGGTGTCCGCGGTGCCGAGGTCGTCGCTGCTCTCCCCCGTGAGCACCCGCAGCGCCCCGTCTGTGACATCGAGACGTACCCCGTGTGCCTCGGTGAGAGTTGCCGCCTGGCCGTCCAGGTCGAGGACGGTGACACCCTGCATGCCGTTCGGGTCGAGCAGCGCCTCCGAGCCCATGACCAGCCCGCCGTCGAGCACGACGAGAAGGTGCGGCAGGTCGGGGTCGGCCTCGGCGTCACGGCTGAAGCGGGTGCGGCGGCTCAGCTCGCTGCCGAGCAGGTCCTCCAGTCCGGCGAGGCTGCTGTGCACCATGCGCACCGGGCCCGCGTGGTCGAGCTCGTCCGGGTGGTGCGCGTGCGGGAGCCACTTCACCCAGCCCCAGTCCGCGCCGTCGGGTTCGCGCGCACAGATCAGGACCCGCATGTCCCGGGGGGCGTGGAAGGTGGCGGCGTGCGCGATGAGGGCACGGAGCAGACCGCGGCACTCGGCCGGGTCCCCGGACACCGCGAGGGAGGCGAAGCGACGCAGCGCCACCTGCACCGGCAGCCCGGGGAGGACGGAGTGGGCATCGATGAAGTGCTTGAGCGCGACGGCGCTGAGCGGGTCCAGGTCCTCGACCGGCGCGGACTCCCCCGGCACCAGCGGGGTGGCCAGATACCGGGGGCCGACGCCGATGCGTGCCACGCCGAAGTCGTCGTCGCCCGCGCGCCGCTCCCACAGCCGCCGGCCGTCAGCCACGGCCCACAGCGCGTGCGGCACCGGGGCGGACCAGACCAGAGCGTCCCGCTGCGCCTGCGCCGTCCGGCGCACCTCGGCACGGGTGCGGTCCAGGTAGCGCAGATACTCGCGCCGCTCGCTCTGCGCCTGCCCCTTGGTACTGCCGCGCTGCCGCAGGAGGGAACCGACGACCATGGCGAGGGACGAGACCAGGAACATGGTGCCGACGACATATCCGATGGGCCCGCGTCCCATCGTCAGCATGTACATCACCGAGCCGAGCCCGCTGAGCGCCGGGAGCGCGGTGAGCCACACATTGCTGTTCGGGTCGGGCCGCGGCAGCTCCGGCGGGGCCTTCAACACGACCTCGCCCTCGGGGACGGAGGGCTGGGGGGCGCGCGGAGGGCGGCGGAAGGTGACGGTGGTCATTCGCCGACCCCCCGCCTGCCCTCCTGGTAGGCGGCGTGATCCGCGAGGTAGCCGTGCTCCTCCTCCAGGTCGGTGAGTTCACCGTCGGCGGCGTCGGTGACGGCGTCCCGCTCGCGGGCCCGGTCCCCGTCGGTCACCTCTTCGTCGGTCCTGGCCCGGTCGTCCTCTTCGAGGGTGGGGACATCGGCGTCGCCCATCCCGTCGTAGCCGGCGTCCCTGGCGGCGCGGGCGATGATCTGCCGCGGGTAGATGTCCCCTCGCAGGTCGTTGTGGTACTTGAGTTCGTCGGCGGGCTCCTGCGGTACGTCGGTCAGGTTGCGTACGGCCTCCATACCGAGGGCCACCCCGAAGCCGGTCGGCTTGGGAGCGAGGCCCGCGACGGCGTTCGCTCCGGCGAGCATGGAGGTCTTCAGATCCGACCTGCGCAGCCCGTCACCTTCAACGGCCTCGTAAGCCCTGTCCACGTAGCCGCTGACACGCATGACGGCGTTGTTCGTATCGTGGACGGGGCCACCGCCCTCCCCGGCGTCGGAGAACGCCCCGTGAGCGGTGTTGTACTGCCACTCCCCGAGGTCCCTGCCGAACTGCTGGGCGACGTCCTCGTCCGTCGTCACCATCAGCTCGAAGAGGCCGTCGTGATGCGATTTGGACAGTTTGAAACCGTGGTCGTACGTCTCACCGAACACCTCCACGCCAGGAACGGGCCCGGAGGATCCGGACGTGGGGTTGTAGGCGAGCAGGTCCATGTACTTGACGGCGGTCTCCCCGATGGCACCGTGCATCGCGCTGGTGTCCGCGCGCGGGCCCTCGTTCACCGACCTGAGATGCTCGTAGTTGGCGCCGGTGCTTTCCAGGACGTTTCCGGCTGCCGCGAAATAGGGCTCGGCGGCCTCGCTGTTGTGGTCCACGCCCTCGGGCAGTGTGGTGCCCGCCCGGATCAGGTCGGCGACCCCGTCGGACCCCTGCCATTCGCGCACCAGGACGTCATGCGTGAGGTCCATGTCCGAGAGCATGTTCGCCGACGCCTCCTCGTTGCGTGAGGCGGCTGTCAGGAGACCGTCCACACCGTCGACCTCCAGCCACGGATAGGGATCGCTGCCCATCTCGGCCACGCTGTTCGATCCGTTGTGCCGGGTGATGTCCGCGTTCTTCTCCTCGATCACCCGTTGCACGTCGAGGGCCGAGTTCACCATGCTCCGGCTGAAGGCGTCACCGGACGCGACCGTCGCATGCGACATGAGGTTCCCGAAGTTCCCGTGGTCCTGAACAGCGCTGCGCAGCCCGCTGCCCGGCCACGTCCCCATGTCGTCGAGCTTCTGGTCGTAGCCGTAGACGAATTCCTTCATGCCGGGCGGCATGGGGGCTCCGGTACCCGGGTCGCTGCCGCCGACGGCTTCGTTCATGGAGGCGTTGATGCCGTTCGCCACGGCCTCCTGGACGGCGAGCAACGGATCCTCGAAGGTGTATTCCTCGCCGACCGGTGGACGCGGGGGATTCATGGCCCCCAGCGTGGCGAGGGAATCCGCCGTGAGGTGCTGGAGGAATTCCTGGGTGTACTCGTCGAGCTGTGAGGTGTTCGCATCGAAGTCCTCGCGGACGTTCCCGTCCGCGTCGAACATGTCGTCCACGGCGGAACCGAGTCCGCTGCTGTACCGCTCCAGCGCGCTGGAGCTGGGGTTCTCCTTCTCCAGCTCCTCGTTCAACCTGCTGCCGTTGTACGCCGCCATTTCCTCGGTGTGCCAGAGCCGCAGCGGTCCCTCGGACGTGTCGTAGCCCGCGTCTTCGAGTTCGACGGCCAACTCGCCCATGTCCCGGCGGTACTTCTCGATGACGTCCTTGATGTCGCCGTCCGCCTCTTCGGCGGCCTCGACCGCCTGGTCCAGATAGATCTTGCGGATCGCTGCGACCAGTTCGTACGGCGGGACCCAGCCGCCCTGGCCGCGGGCGGCCTCGTACTCGACGTAGTCGTAGACCACTTTCGGTGCGATGGACGGGTCGGGGGCGAGCGGGTGCCCGGCGGGGCGCGTGCTGCTCGACGCGGGCATCTGCAGCACCCATACGCAGTTGTCGTAGTCGTTCTTCGCATCGTCGCTCAGGTCCTCGATGCGCTGGTCGAGGCCGCTGCCGTAGCCGCCGCCGCCGTCGATGACCTGCTCGTTCTCGTCCTCGGCGCCCAGCGCGAAGCCCATCCCCTTGAGGATGTTGCCGACCACCGTGTCCATCTGCGCGCCGTTGTTGCCGAGGTCGTTCGCGGTGAGGGTGTCGCGCTGCTCCTTCTCCAGCAGCTCCGCACCGTTCAGCGAGCCCGAATCGGCGCTCTGCTCGGACGCCAGTCGCGCCAGCTCACCGGCCGACCCGGCCTCGCCTGCCGCGATGGCGTACTGCACCGCGGTATCCGCCATGTCCTCGGTGCTGACCTCGTCCGAGAAGTCCTGCCGACGCTGCCACGGGTCCTTGTCGGTCATCTCTTTGACGTCCGACTTGCCGAACTCGACGCCTGCTCCCACCGCGTGGCCCCTTTTCTCCTCGCCTGCTTCCCGTCGGCTCACATACCTTCGGCGACGCCACGTGAGACGACGCTCTGCCCGGCCGCGTCGGTCGGGCCGGCGGCCCGTATCGCGCGGTCGGCCGCGGTGTCGGTCCCCTCCCCCAGCTCGGCGACCTGGTGGTCGGCGGCGCTCATCGTGTCTCTGTCCTCGGCGGCCCGCCCCGCGCTGCCCGCCTGCCGGTCGCTGTTACCGTTCAGCGCGTTCACGTACGCGTCGGCGCCGCCGAAGCGGGCCGGTGACGCGTCCACGCCCCGGAGGTACCGGCGGGCCTCCTCGGCCGCGTCGGCGGATCTGGTGCTGGTCCTGCCGCCCTCGCGCCATCCGTCGGGCGTGTACTCAAGTCCCTCGTCCACTGCCATGCCGTCTGCTCCGGTGTCGTCGGTACGGTCTCGATGTCGGTGTGCCCGGATGCCGGGCTTGCCCTCCGCGCTCCGGCAGGACGGTGCTTGGGCCTGCCGGAGCCGGGGTGCCGAGCCCTCAGCACCCCCCTTACTCACCCAGCACGCCCCGACCGGCCCTACGCGCGCTGCACCACGCCCGGTCCGGCTCCTTGCCGGAGCCGTCGGCGGCGGAGCGCGACCCCGTTCCGGAATCGCGCCGCTCTCGCCGGTCTCCCCCCTTGCCTGTACGCGCCGCCCCCTGGGCGCCGCCCGCAGCAGGGGCCGGACCGGCGAGGCGATGGCGGGCCGAGGCGTCGGCCGCGCGGGCGCGCCAGGTGTCGGGAGACTCCCCGAACAGCCGGGGCCGGGTCCTGGACGCGGCGGCCGCCCCCCGCGCGGTCGCCGCTGCCTGGGACCCCGCTCCGGGCGGAGGCAGATACGGCCGCCCTCCCTGGGCCGCCTCCCGGGCGGCGAAGCGGTTGGCCACCTCCGCCTTGTGCGCGAGGTTGCCCGCAGCCTGCCGGGCCAGTTGGGGCTGGGCCGGTCCGGTATGGGCGAGGCTGGGCGGCAGGACGCCGCCGTACAGCCCCGCGAAGCCGCTGCCCTGCGGGGCCGGGCCTCCCCCGACCGCCACCAGGCCGACCCCGCCGGCTCCCGCCAGAGCGCCGGGTCCCCCACCGAGCCCCGCCAGCCGGGTGGCGTAGTCGGTGACCTCTCCGAACGGCCGCCCCGTCAGCGGGTCGATCCAGCGCCCGGAGACGGGGTCGAACTCCCGCCCGGTCGCCGGATCGACCAGGAAGCCGGTGTTGGGGCTGCGGACCCAGCCCGCGAAGTCACCGCCGTCGACGCCGACGACCGAGGAGTAGGGGTAGGCGTCGGTACCGATGGCCGCCCCGTTGGCGGCGAGGTGGGTGGGAGCGTCGGTGCTGCCGCCCGCGGTGGCTGCGGAACCGCCACCCGCGCCCACCGGCCCCGCACCGCCCCCCGGCACCCCGCCACCCGCCGCCGCACCCACCTCCGGCGCCGGGGGCGCGTTGCCGCCGATGACCTCACCGAAGACGGCGACGAGCGTGTCCCGTTCGCTCTCGGCTTCCCCGCGCAGTTCCTCGATCCGGGAGCCGTGCATGGCCAGGGCCTTGTCGGCCTGGAGCGTGACGGCCCCGTTCCCTCCCGAAGTGGCGTCCTGTTCCTTGCCCGCGCGGGCCTCCACCTCATTCCGGTACTCAAGCAGGAGGCTCTGGGCCCGTTCGGCGGCCATGGACGACGCCTCTCCCGCGTTCTGGAGCTGGCGGCTCACGGACATGGCCAGTGCGGCCGCGCCGTCTCCCCAGCCGCCGACGCCGCCCAGCCGGTCGGCCAGCTCGACCAGCCCGATACCGGGCTCGGCGGCTGTCTCGGCGGCGATACCGTTGAGGCTGTCGCTGCTCCCGGTCGCGGCACCGGCCAGCGCCGTCCACGCACCCGCCGCAGCCTTCATGGCGTAGTCGTTGGCACTGAGGATCACATCGATCGTCCTGTGGAAGTCGTCGGCCACGGCGGCTCACTCCAGCTCGTACTGAGCACCGCCGTGCGCACGCGCGGCGGCAGCGGCCATGCTGTTCTGCAGGGCGGCCTCTTCGTCGGTCATGTCCGCGATATCCGCCACCGTGCCCGCGTTGCCGACGATGTTCTCCACCGAGATCCCGGCCCGTTCCAGTTCGTCGAGCATGCCGCGGGCCGCCCCGCGCAGCGCTTCCTCGGCGTCCGCCCCGTTCGGTACCTTGCCGAAGATCCCGGCGGGCGAGGCGATACTGAGGAAGGTCGCCTTCAGCAATCCGAGCCCTTCCAGCCCCGCCAAGCGGGCCTGCGTATTGCGCGAGGCGTCGGCGTTGTAGTGCTCGGTGCCACCCGTTCCCTCCATGGCGTGGTCTCCCCCGTTGTCGTCCTGTGCTCGCCACCGGCTCGTCCGTCGCCTTCGCGTACACCGTGCGTACGCCCGACGTGTTGTGCGCAGTGAACGCGGCTACGCACCGCACGCGGTCACATACTCGCGGCCCGGCGCATCGCTGCACCGCCCTCGGCGGCGATGTCGCGGGTGTTGCCCACCGCCACGTTCTGCAAGCCCAAGTCGTCGACGTAGCGCTCGACGCTCTTCTTGTACTGCTCGTTACGGTCGCTCAGGACCATCGCGAGCCCCTCGTCGATCTGCCCCTCGGGGAAGAGCGCCGCGATCCTGGTCATCACGTCGCCCCAGATGGCGTTGCACTCCTCGACCTGCTGCCTGCCGACGCTCTGTACGTCGCTGAGCCCCACATCGCTGAACTGGTAGTGCCCGTCCGACCCCATGTGCTCTCTCCCCTGTTGTCGTGTCGCCCCCGCGCCGCAGGCACCGCCGAGGTCCCGCCGCACCGGCCTGGTCGGCTGTCAGGCCCGCATGCCGCTCTGTACGCCGGATGCCGTTCCGCCGGCGGCCGCCTGCTGTATCGCCTGGTTGGCGCGTTGGTCGGTCTCGTGGCCGTGCTCGCCGGTGAGGTTGAGGTCGCTCTTGAGCCCTTCCAGCGCATCGCTCAACGCCGTGCCTGCGCCGGCGAG
It encodes the following:
- the eccCa gene encoding type VII secretion protein EccCa, encoding MTTVTFRRPPRAPQPSVPEGEVVLKAPPELPRPDPNSNVWLTALPALSGLGSVMYMLTMGRGPIGYVVGTMFLVSSLAMVVGSLLRQRGSTKGQAQSERREYLRYLDRTRAEVRRTAQAQRDALVWSAPVPHALWAVADGRRLWERRAGDDDFGVARIGVGPRYLATPLVPGESAPVEDLDPLSAVALKHFIDAHSVLPGLPVQVALRRFASLAVSGDPAECRGLLRALIAHAATFHAPRDMRVLICAREPDGADWGWVKWLPHAHHPDELDHAGPVRMVHSSLAGLEDLLGSELSRRTRFSRDAEADPDLPHLLVVLDGGLVMGSEALLDPNGMQGVTVLDLDGQAATLTEAHGVRLDVTDGALRVLTGESSDDLGTADTLSVPEAEALAQQLSGFRLDAATVRSEDLGTADTSLPGLLGIRDAGRLDLDTLWRARPMRDRLKTPLGLSAEGGPLELDIKESAQNGMGPHGLLVGATGSGKSELLRTLVLAMAATHSSEQLNFVLVDFKGGATFAGMSELPHVAAVITNLEDDLSLVDRMREALAGEMNRRQEVLRDAGNLVSVRDYERARQRGAALPPLPSLFVVVDEFSELLAQKPDFADLFVQMGRLGRSLGLHLLLASQRLDEGRLRGLEAHLSYRIGLRTFSEQESRTAIGVPDAHHLPSAPGHGYLKTDTTTLKRFRAAYVSGAYRTAEEGDGATLSGPGDVRPFPSGYVPVPAGLREPEPQPVLADDEFGADEELNTTVLSVMAEQMEVQGPQAHQVWLPPLEEPDTLDGLYGDLAVRESRGLGAAPGRPQLHALIGSVDRPFHQRREPLTLDLSGAGGHVAVVGGPRSGKSTALRTLIASLALRHTPREVQFYCLDFSGTLFALSGLPHVGGVAGRLDAEVVNRTVAEVLEVLEERELRFRGIGVDSMADYRALRADTRAGEDRFKDPFGDVFLVVDGWQVLRQSFPELEEALMGVAGRMLTYGIHLVVSGNRWLDMRMGLRDLIGTRVELKLGDALDSEVDRKAQRTVPAGKPGRGVTKEKLHFLTAVPRLDGERSDAGLADGVADLVRQVGDAWQGAPASRVRLLPTQYSLAEVPAAEERTDDGEGKGVVIGVEGNRLEPVVLRPGEDHGLIALGESETGKTSLLRAVGHQVIDTWQPSQAKLVIFDYRMTMLREFSGDSVLGYTTNHDTSIEVVAGLVAGLRERLPGPDVTPEQLRDRSWWSGPEIYLLVDDYDLVATSAGNPLKQLVEFLPQARAVGLHLYVTRQAGGAGRATGDPVLSRMRELNFPGLLMSMPREESAVWGHRSARRNRGRALMLHRKLGTTPVQLVRCEAPALDGDDPPSTSASDLSVDR